AAGAAGGCGTTTGTCTCTGCAGATATGGGGTATGGTGCGACAGTGGCGTCGGCCATGTTCATCATCGTGATGGTGATTTCTTCTGTGGTCTTTTATGCCAGTCGCCGCTTCGAGACGGAGGTTTAGTGATGACGTCTGGTAAGCGTATTTCCATAACTCAGATTATTTTGCTGCTCGCCAGCATTAGCTGGCTGTTGGTTGCGGGTACACCTTTTTACTTAATGGCACTGACTGGCTTTAAAGCGCGCTTTGAACTGATGTCCGGCGGCAGTGTTTTCGATTTACCTGAAGTATTCCTCTTCGATAATTATCGAGAAGTGCTCTTCGAAGGCCCATTTTTAAAATATTTGGGGAACAGTGTCTTTGTGGTTTCAATTTCTGTCCTCCTCATTCTGACGCTGAGCGCGATGTCTTCTTATGTCTTTGCTCGTATCAAGTTCCGTGGACGGAGCGTAATCTTTTCATTGATTATCGCTGGTTTGGTGATTCCGCTACATGTCACCCTGATTCCTGTATATTTGCTCACGCAGCAAATCGGCATTTACGATACACTCTGGGCGTTGATCGGCCCCTATGTGGCGTTTAACCTGCCGCTGTCGATTTTCATCCTGACGGAATTTATGCGCCAGATCCCAATCGAATTGGAAGAAGCCGCGCGTATTGATGGCAGCAGCACGCTGAATACATTCATCAAGATCATTTTGCCACTTTCGACGCCAGGTATGGCGACGTTGGCGATCTACAATGCGGTTATGTTATGGAATGAGTTTGTCTTCTCGTTTGTACTGATCCTGAACCCGGACAGCCGCACGCTGCCGTTGGCAATCTGGGAATATCAGGGCGAGTATTCAATGAATATCCCGGCTGTGATGGCTGTGCTAACCCTTTCCGCCTTGCCATTGATTTTGCTATTTATCGTTGGGCAGGAGCGCGTGATTAAGGGCATGATGGCAGGCGCGCTAAAGTAGCGTTATGAGTTGAATGACCATGGGCAGGTTACATGCTTCTGATGTTAGCGTTCTCAGGTGCCCATCGTTTTTGATTTTATGAGGTGTTGGTTCATGATTTTCTCTTCAGAAAGGGTGTTGCATGTCAAATGCAATTTATCTAGATTCATCCAAAACAATTAACGAGCGCGTCTCGGATTTAATAGAGCAGATGACCCTGGACGAAAAAGTCGCTCAATTGGGCAGCTTCTGGGTCTATGAAGTGCTCAACGGTGTCTTGCTCGATCCGGACAAAGCCGCTGCCCTGATGCCACACGGTATTG
The Phototrophicus methaneseepsis DNA segment above includes these coding regions:
- a CDS encoding carbohydrate ABC transporter permease codes for the protein MTSGKRISITQIILLLASISWLLVAGTPFYLMALTGFKARFELMSGGSVFDLPEVFLFDNYREVLFEGPFLKYLGNSVFVVSISVLLILTLSAMSSYVFARIKFRGRSVIFSLIIAGLVIPLHVTLIPVYLLTQQIGIYDTLWALIGPYVAFNLPLSIFILTEFMRQIPIELEEAARIDGSSTLNTFIKIILPLSTPGMATLAIYNAVMLWNEFVFSFVLILNPDSRTLPLAIWEYQGEYSMNIPAVMAVLTLSALPLILLFIVGQERVIKGMMAGALK